A window of Longimicrobium sp. genomic DNA:
CCCAAGGACAACGAGGGGGACCTGGAGGACCTGCCGGCCGAGGTGCTGGCCGCGCTGGACGTGCACCCGGTGGAGACGATCGACCAGGCGCTCTCCGTGGCGCTGCGCGGCGCCAGCATGAGCGAGGGGAAGCTGCGCTTTCCCGAGCTGCCTCTTCCGCTCACGACCGGCGCCGGCCGTGGCCTTGAAGGCGCGGTGAGGATGCACGGCAGCCGCTGATCCGCTGAAGTTTCACAAACCAGGGGCCCCGGAGAGCGAACTCCGGGGCCCCTTGGCCGGTCTCATGCGACCTGTGTAAGTCGGCAACAGAAGTCTCACGCGGAGACGCGGAGACGCAGAGAAAAAGACAAAGAGATTGGCTACGTGTGATGCCTCTTGCTCTTGTTGTTCTCTCTGCGTCTCCGCGTCTCCGCGTGAGGCCCTGCTGTTCAGCTGTCAGGATCTTCTTTCTTCTCGGAGTCCCGGAAGCGGAACTGCCAGCCGAGGGAGAGTGTCCAGCCGCTGGCGTCGAGGGAGCGGGGCCAGTTGGTCGGGAGGCGCTCCTCGGCGGCGTCGGGGAGCTCCCAGGTGATGCTCTCGAAGCGGCGCACGCGGTACACCCCCTCCACGAACAGCCCGCGAAGGGGCGTCAGGTAGAGCCCCGCCGTCGCCCCGAACTCCAGCGTCTCGCCCTCCACGGCGAACACGGTGCCTTCGGGGTCGTAGCCGCGGGCGTTCCAGAGGTGCGCCGAGCCCACGCTGAGCCCCGCGTAGGGCTCGATCCGCGCCAGCCGCTCGATCTCGGGAAAGGTTGCGTACGCCGAGACCACGGGGAAGGAGCGCATGGAGCCACGCAGGTCCAGGCTCTCCTCGCGCGCGCGGAAGCCGCGCAGGTAGCCGGTCCCCAGCCCCAGCTCCAGCTCCGTGCCCTCGACGTCCGGCAGATCGACCAGCACCTCGGCGAACATCCCGCACACCCCGCCGCCCGGGCAGTCCGAGCCGCGCGTCGTCAGGTTGGCGGAGCCCGGTATCCCGCCCCCCTGCACGGAGAGGGCAACGCTGTTCACCTCCTTGAAGAAATCGGTGAGGAACTCCACCTGGGCGTACGCGGGCGTGGCGGCCACGCACAGGAGGGTGGCCAGCAGGGTCGCTTTCATCGGGGGGATCGTGCGGCAGGGTGTGCGAGGATATCCGCGGGCGGAAGCAAGATTCGTCCGGCGCGCGGGCTTTCGCAAGCACTTCGTCCGCGGTGGGGGCCGCACGAAGGCGCAGAGCCACGGCGAAAGGGCGCGGGAGGGGCTCTCCCCTCGGCCGCGCTGTCTGTGGCCGCTGTGTTTTTCTGGAAGCTAGTCGGGGGGCGCAAGGATCATCGTGCGGCCCGTGAAGGCGGGGACGGGGCTGGCTCCGCGCAGGAGCAGGGTCCAGCTCGCCAGGCCCTCCAGAACGCGGGCCAGCCGCTCGCGCGTGCATGGGTCGTGGAGGCGCCCGTCCGCGCCGAACTTCTCGTGCGCGGCGCCCACGTGCAGCTCCGGCTGGAGGAGCGCGTGCACTTCCGTGTAGACGAAGGCCTGCCGCAGCTGGGTCTGCGCGCGCACCGTTCCGCCACGTCCGGTGGAGGCGCCCACGATGGCCGCCGGCTTCCCCCGCAGCGCCGAAGCCCCGGGGGGCTGCGATGCCCAGTCCAGCGCGTTGGTGAGCACCGCCGGCACGCCGTAGTTGTATTCCGGCGTCGCCACCAGCAGGGCATCCGCGGCGGCCACCGCGCCCACGAACTCCGCCACCGGCCGCGGAATGCCGCCGGGGTGTCCGTCCGGATGGAAGAAGGGGAGCGCACCCAGGTCGTGGATGCGGATCTCCATTCCGCGCGGCGCCAGCTCCTGCGCGGCCGCCAGGAGCCCGCGGTTGTACGAGCCCGCGCGGACGCTTCCGCAGATCCCCAGCACCCGGATCGGGTGCCCGCGAAGACCCTCCATGTCCACAACCTCCTGGTGGCGCGTGCCCCGGCGGCTACTCCGCCCGGAACGCGGCGCTCGGATCGATGGAGGTGGCGCGGCGCGCCGGGATGGTGGCCGCGAGCGCGCCCACCAGGAGCAGGGCGAGAGCTACTCCGCCCAGCGTGACGGGGTCACGCGGCGACACCCCGTACAGAAGGGGCTCGATGCGCGGCGCCACGGCCATGGCGATGGCCAGCCCCAGCACGAGGCCGATCGCCACCACCTTGAGCGATTCCCACAGCACCATTCCGCGCAGCCGCTGGCCCGTCGCGCCGAGCGCCGCGCGGATGCCCAGCTCGAAGGTGCGCTGCGCCATCGTGAAGGCGAGCACGCTGTAGAGCCCCACCCCCGCCACCAGCAGCGCCAGCACTCCGAAGGCGGTGAAGGCCGTGGCGCCCAGCTTCCAGGGACGGATCTCCGGCTCGATGAGATCTTGGAGCGGCTGCACCTTGGGGAACCGCAGCCCCGGACCGGCCTCCAGCAGCGCGCGCTGCACCACCGGGATCATCGCGCCCGGGTCGCCGCGGGTGCGCAGCAGCAGGTCGGGCGTGCCGTACTCCACCGTCCCCTGCTCGATGGGGAAGTAGTACTGCATCGTCTCTTCCTCGATCAGCGAGCTGCGGCGCGCGTTCTCCACCACGCCCACCACCGTCGCGCAGAGGGGCTCGCCCGGCTCGTCGTCGTCGCCGCCGATGACCATGCAGCGGCCGATGGCCTCCTGGCGCGGCCACACCACGCGCGCCATCGTCTCGTTCACCACCGCCACGGGGGCGGCGCCGGGCCGGTTGTCGGTGGCTTGCAGGCCGCGCCCGCGCACGATCCTCAGGCCCAGCGTGGCGAAGTAGTCCTCGTCCACCGCGTGGATGGTGGGCTCTCCCGTGGGAAGGGTGGGCACCGAGTCCAGCCCCGGAACGCGCAGGCCCAGCGACATGGCGCTCCAGAACGGCGCCGACATGTCAACCGTGGCGTGCTCCACCCCTGGGAGCGTCTTGAGCCGCGCCAGCGCGCCACGCACGAAGGCGGTCTCCTGCTCGTCCGACGCTCCCTTTTCGAACTCGGGGCTCACGAACAGCACGCGGTCCAGCTCCAACCCCAGGTCCATGGTGCTCACCCGGTGCAGGCTGCGCACGAAGAGGCCCGAGGCGACGAGCAGCACCACCGAGAGCGCCACCTGCAGGGCCACCAGGGCGTTGCGCGTGCGCGACGCGGGCGAGATACGCGAGCTCCCCCCCTTGAGCGTCTCCACCACGTCCACGCGGCTCGCCTGCAGCGCCGGGATCACCCCCGCGGCGAGGCCCCCGAAGAGCGCCAGCGCCCCGATCACGCCGAGCACCCGCCCCCCCACCGCCGCCTCGGGCCACGCGATCTCGGGGAGCAGAAGGGTGCGCACCAGGTCGCCCCCCAGGTAGGCCAGCACCAGCGCCACCGTGCCGCCGAGCGCGGCCAGCAGGAGGCTCTCGGTGAGCACCAGCCCCAGCACCCGCGCCCGCGACCCGCCGAGCGCGAGCTGGATCCCGATCTCGCGGCGCTGCTGTACGGCGCGCGCCAGGAGCAGGTTGGCCACGTTGGCGCAGGCGATCAGCAGCACCAGCAGCGAGATCCCCGCCAGCCAGCGCGCCACCCTGGACTCCGCGGTGGCCAGCGGTCCCTGGGCGGCGATCAGCGGGGCGGCCACGATCCTGACCGTGGCGTCGTACTTCCCCGCCGCGATCTGCTCGCCGCGCCCGTTCCGGTGAAGCGTGGTGGCCTCGGCCTCGAGCGCGCGCGGGTCCACCCCGGGCGCCAGGCGCCCCACCGCGCGCAGCATGTTGAGGTTGCGGTTGGTCGCCCACATGGTGCCCTGCATCTGCGTGGCGGCCGTGCGCAGGGGGAGCCACGCCGCCACCGGGCGCACGTCCATCCCGGTGAAGCCCCTGGGGGCCACGCCCACGATGGTGTACGGCCCGTAGCCGAAGTCCAGAGTCTTGCCGATCACGTCGCGCGAGCCGCCGTACTGCCGCTGCCAGACTCCGTGGTCGATCACCGCCACCCCCGCCGCGCCCGGCTGGTCGTCTGCCGGGCCGAAGAAGCGCCCCAGCGCGGCACGCGCGCCCAGGACGGAAAAGAACTGGCCGCTCACCAGGGCGGCATCTTCCTGCCTGGCATCGGCGCCCCGCCCGAAGGTGAGGGTGCGGTAGCTGACCACGGCCACCGCGGCCAGCCCGCGCGCGGCGGCGAAGTCCTCGTAGTCACGGTAGCTCAGCACCTCGCTCGCCTGGCGCTCGCCGGTCTCGGGAACGAGCCGGTCCACCAGCAGCCTGCGCACCCGGCCCGCATCCTCCACGTGCGCCGGAGGGCTCAACAGGAGGCGGTCCACGACCCCGAACATGGTGGCGTTGGCGCCGATCCCCAGCGCGAACGACGCGACGATGGCGAGGGTGAATCCCGGGGCCCGCCACAGCCGGCGCGCCGCGCGGCGAACTGTGCCGCGCGACGCGTCCCACCACCCGGCCGCGCCGCCCGCGGGGGCACCCACCGCCGGCACCGGAGAGTTCGTCGACGAATCCGCCTGCATCTGCTCCTCCGGTGGCCTCGGGTTGCCTGGGTAGCTTCGCGGCGGTCTCCGTGCGCGAACGAATGCGCGGGAGTTCCGCGGTGGTCTATGGAAGGGGGTCTATCGCGTGAGGAGGCACCACCCAAGAGAGTGGCCGCCATCCCTGCGTCAGAATACGCCTTGGATTGTCGTAACGGCAGCGGACTCGCCTGCGTCCTCCATCACCCGTCTGTGTCTCCAAATATGTGTAGCGGCTCCGGGTCCGCAAGAGGATTCAGATTGCGTATCAGGATGGCCGATGCGTCAGATCGCTGTGAGGTGCCCAGGAACGCTGCCGAACACGGCTCAAACCCCACGTCGCGAAAGGTCAAAATAAAAGTCTTGACCAGCAAGCAGAGAATTTTATACTAGCCTAAAAGGGTACGCGCGGTCCGGTGACCGGCTGCTCCTCTCCGCATCCGCGCACGTTTCCCCACCATTTACGGCGCACGCCTGGCAACCCGCCCCACCGCCGGGGCTTCAGCTTCCCTGTATGTACTTGTTCTACGTCTCCGAGCCGCTCGCATTGTACGTGGAGCCGGTCGCGGGCGCCCGGCGCGGGGCCGCGTACCGGCCCGCGGCGCCCGCCGCCGGGGCGGAGGGAAGACTTGCGGAAGGGACCCTGCGGCTGGAACCGCCCACGGACGGCACGCTCACCCCGTCGTGCCTTTACTTCGGCTACAGCCGCCCCTTTCTGCAGGAGCTGGCGGCCTACTCGCGAAGGGCGGAGCGGCCGTCGCTGGTACGGCTTCTCTCACGCGGCGCGGAGGCGGAAGTCCTGTCGCGGCCAGGGCTGCCGGTACGGCTCGGCCACCGCGTGGAGCCCGAGCTGCGCCTGCCGCTGGAGGCGCAGCTCGCGCGGGCGGCTCTGCCTCGTGGCGCCCGCGTGGCGGTGATCAACCCGTTCGGGCTCGCGTTCGGCGATTCCATCGTCATGCTCACGGCGCTGCGCGTGTTCCGCGGCCGGCTGGAAGAGCGCCTGGGGCGGGTGGATCTGGACATCCTGCAGCACCCGGATACCGCGGAGACCGAAGAGCTCTACCTTCGCTCCGGAGTCGCCGACGCGCTGCACCACCTTCCGGCGCCCGTGTCGCTGCTCGCGCGGTACGATGCCTACGTGGACCTCTCCGTCGACTACGCCAGCCATGGACTTCCCTGGCCTGACGACCTGCTGGAGCTGTTCGCGATCGACCCCTGCACCGTTCCCGCGGAGAGCAAGCGGAACTCGCTTCCAGGCTGGCCC
This region includes:
- a CDS encoding glycosyltransferase family 9 protein, giving the protein MYLFYVSEPLALYVEPVAGARRGAAYRPAAPAAGAEGRLAEGTLRLEPPTDGTLTPSCLYFGYSRPFLQELAAYSRRAERPSLVRLLSRGAEAEVLSRPGLPVRLGHRVEPELRLPLEAQLARAALPRGARVAVINPFGLAFGDSIVMLTALRVFRGRLEERLGRVDLDILQHPDTAETEELYLRSGVADALHHLPAPVSLLARYDAYVDLSVDYASHGLPWPDDLLELFAIDPCTVPAESKRNSLPGWPRAAAELEPELAALRMRGLPLLLVHHRASLPLRSIPDDRAAALVAEVLEQTDWTVVSALPLPLDHPRFADLSGLTPRFEHLAHLISRVDAFLCVDTCVYHAADAADVPGVVLFNSLDPSARTTYYPGVHGILLGADDSPILGRPLSSDSADLEYAESLWDQVDTASVVARIREMLAARMAAAA
- a CDS encoding ABC transporter permease, which codes for MQADSSTNSPVPAVGAPAGGAAGWWDASRGTVRRAARRLWRAPGFTLAIVASFALGIGANATMFGVVDRLLLSPPAHVEDAGRVRRLLVDRLVPETGERQASEVLSYRDYEDFAAARGLAAVAVVSYRTLTFGRGADARQEDAALVSGQFFSVLGARAALGRFFGPADDQPGAAGVAVIDHGVWQRQYGGSRDVIGKTLDFGYGPYTIVGVAPRGFTGMDVRPVAAWLPLRTAATQMQGTMWATNRNLNMLRAVGRLAPGVDPRALEAEATTLHRNGRGEQIAAGKYDATVRIVAAPLIAAQGPLATAESRVARWLAGISLLVLLIACANVANLLLARAVQQRREIGIQLALGGSRARVLGLVLTESLLLAALGGTVALVLAYLGGDLVRTLLLPEIAWPEAAVGGRVLGVIGALALFGGLAAGVIPALQASRVDVVETLKGGSSRISPASRTRNALVALQVALSVVLLVASGLFVRSLHRVSTMDLGLELDRVLFVSPEFEKGASDEQETAFVRGALARLKTLPGVEHATVDMSAPFWSAMSLGLRVPGLDSVPTLPTGEPTIHAVDEDYFATLGLRIVRGRGLQATDNRPGAAPVAVVNETMARVVWPRQEAIGRCMVIGGDDDEPGEPLCATVVGVVENARRSSLIEEETMQYYFPIEQGTVEYGTPDLLLRTRGDPGAMIPVVQRALLEAGPGLRFPKVQPLQDLIEPEIRPWKLGATAFTAFGVLALLVAGVGLYSVLAFTMAQRTFELGIRAALGATGQRLRGMVLWESLKVVAIGLVLGLAIAMAVAPRIEPLLYGVSPRDPVTLGGVALALLLVGALAATIPARRATSIDPSAAFRAE
- a CDS encoding NADPH-dependent FMN reductase, with amino-acid sequence MEGLRGHPIRVLGICGSVRAGSYNRGLLAAAQELAPRGMEIRIHDLGALPFFHPDGHPGGIPRPVAEFVGAVAAADALLVATPEYNYGVPAVLTNALDWASQPPGASALRGKPAAIVGASTGRGGTVRAQTQLRQAFVYTEVHALLQPELHVGAAHEKFGADGRLHDPCTRERLARVLEGLASWTLLLRGASPVPAFTGRTMILAPPD